From the Deinococcus gobiensis I-0 genome, the window ACTACCATTAGCGCAGCGGAGAAGCTCGGGCGTCAGTGGATCGGTATCGACATCACCCACTTGAGCGTCGGCCTGATCAAAGCTCGGCTCAAGCGGGACTTCGACCTGTTGCCTGGTCAGGCTTACCAAGAGCACGGCACGCCACGTGACCTTAAAGCCGCCCAGTATTTCGCCGAACAAGATCCCTTCCAGTTCCAGTTCTGGATCGTCGGCGAGATCGGAGCGCAGGCCTTCGGTGGCATGGGGGAGAGTCGCAAGGGCAAGAAGGGCGGAGACACGGGCATTGACGGACAGCTCTTTTTTCGAACGCCCGACGGCGTGAAAATTGAGCGGGTCATCGTCAGCGTCAAGGCAGGCCGGAACCTGAACCCAGCAATGGTCCGTGAGCTGCGCGGCACCGTCGAGCGCGAGAAGGCGGCGGTGGGCATCCTGCTGCTGGCGCATGAGCCGACCAGAGGCATGACGCAGGAGGCTGCGAGCGCTGGGGCCTATACCTGGGGTGGTCGGGTCTACCCACGGCTCCAGATCCTGACCGTGGCGCAGCTGCTGGCCGGCCAACAGCCTGACCTACCGCGCGGGGTAGTCAACGTCAGTCACGAGCAGAAGCCTGCCAAGGCCCTGACGGGTAAAAGTTCGAAAGATCGAGGAGCTGCACCACTCTTTGCCCAGTGACATCCAAACTGTTCGCCCCACCCTGGCTGATGCTGGGGCGGGGCGCAGAAGATTTACTTACCCGAATCACACCATTGTAATACCTACATATATAAATAATGCTGTCAAGGCAATAAGAAGTAGCGGTGTCAAAATTTTCATAAGTTCTTTGACTTTGCGTTGATTATCTTCCAATTCTAATTGCGCCTTTTGCCTATATTCATTTCGTCGCTGGTTTACCAGATCCCGCGAAGACATGGCTTTAGGTTTTGGATGCTCAAAGTAGACTGTAATATAATCTGCCGCTTGGCTGCGATGCTCCATATCACGAAACCTTCTATCAACTTTACCCTCCCTTACTGCATAGTACCCCTGATTTCTCAATTCGCCCACTATTGCATTCTGTACGGAAGAGCTAAAAAAACTACTATCGAAAAGTAGAAAGTAATCCTGCCTCCTAGATCTTGCTTCCTCTATGCTCTTTCTTGCTATAGACCTACCTAGTTCCAACTGGGCAGCACTTGGCTTAGGCAAGGGAGCATTGATGTCCTTTAGCACAGTTTTTGGATCAGGAAAAGGCATATTTATAAAATATTAAAGGTCAGGGACCTCATTTTCAAATTATCTATGCTCCAGGACAAATTTTCCCTACACCCTGCTCGTTCCATCAGCCTAGGTAAGGCATTTTTTGTTATCCCCACCTTCCGCACTCCCGCTTGAACATCCACCCCGACAGCCCATCCCCACCATGACCTACAAGTTCAGCCACTCCTTAACATCCTCGAGCGGCACCCCCTGGGCTGCAGCGAGCGCCTCGCGCGCCGCCACCAGCTCCACCGGCGAGGCGATGGCAGGGGTTACATCTGACGCCCGCACACAAAGCGCCCCGCCCTGGTCTATGCCGGGCGGGGCGCTTTTTCGTTTGTCCACAGGGGGTGCGGAAGGGGTTGACTCAGTCCAGCAGGAAGTCCTCCACCTCGACGTCTTCGAGCACCTCGCCCACCAAGCCGTCGAAGGCCTCCTTGATCTCGTCGCCCTCTTCCTTGTCCGGCTTCCAGCCTTCCAGCACGATGTCCCGTTTCTTCGCCGCCTCGATCCGCAGCCCATAGTCGGGGAAGCGACCCTCGAACACCCCCGGCAGGTGCTCCTGCAGGTAAGCCAGCAGCTTGTCGCCATCCCAGTTCCGCCGCTTCACGATGTTCTTTCCAGCCACCTTCACCTCATACTTCAGCGGATCAGGAGTAGCGAAGCGGAACACAATTGTTTTGTCCATAACGTAAAGATAGTGCCCCAGCCGACATCCGTGGCTGGGGCACTTTTTCTGTTATCCACAGAGGGCTGTGGACGGAATCGATGTGTTACTTGGAGGTGACGATATTGATGATCCGGCCAGGCACATAGATCTCCTTGACCACAGCCTTGCCCTCCAGGTAACGGGCGACCTCCGGCACGGCTCGGGCGGCGGCCAGGGCCTCGTCCTGGGGTGCCGTCTTGGAGATGCTCACTTCGCCGCGCACCTTACCGCTGACCTGCACACCAATGGTCACGGTGTCGCGGGTCGCCGCCGCCTCGTCCACCTGGGGCCAGGGCTGCACGTGCACGCTGCCCACCCCGCCGCGCTCGGTCCAGATCTGCTCGGCGATATGGGGCACCAGTGGCGCCAGCATCAGGTTGAAGATGTGCAGCGCCTCGTCCCAGACGGGCGTCCCGAAGACCGGCGACCGCTTGGCCTTGACCAGCGTGTTCGTCAGTTCCATCAGCGCGGCCACGATGGTGTTGAAGCTCATGCGCGCGAAGTCGCCGCCTACCTTCTTCAGCGCCGAATGCACCGCGTAGCGCAGGTCAGCCTCACTCACGTTCTCCTGCGGCCCCGAGGCCTTCTCGTCGAAGTACAGCGCCCACACGCGCCCCAGCCACTTGACCGGCCCGTTGATGCCCTGCGGGTCCCAGGGGCCGCCCAGTTCCCAGGGGGCAATGAACATCAGGTAGGTGCGCACCGTGTCCACGCCGTACTCGCGCACCAGATCGTCGGGGTCCACGACGTTGCCGCGCGACTTCGACATCTTCTCGTTGTCCTCGCCCAGGATGATGCCCTGATTGCGCAGGTGCGCGAAGGGTTCGTGCTGGGTGGTCAGGCCCAGGTCGCGCATGACCTTCGTCCAGAAGCGCGAGTACAGCAGGTGCAAGATGGCGTGCTCGATGCCGCCCGTGTACAGGTCCACCGGCAGCAGCCGCGCCTGCGCGGGGTCGAAGGGATGCTGGTCGTCGTGGGGCGACAGGTAACGGTACATGTACCACGACGAATCCACGAAGGTGTCCATCGTGTCGGTGTCGCGCTCGGCCGGGCCGCCGCACTCGGGGCAGGTCGTCTCGACCCAGGCGCGGTTCAGCACCAGCGGGCTCTGGCCGGTCGGCAGGAATTCCACATCGGCGGGCAGCTCGACGGGCAGCTGGTCCTCGGGGACCGGCACCGCGCCGCACTTCTGGCAGTACACGATGGGAATGGGCGTGCCCCAGTAGCGCTGACGCGAGACCAGCCAGTCGCGCAGGCGGTAGGTCGTCTTGGCCTTCGCCACGCCGCGTTCCTCCAGCGCCGCGACGATGCCCGCGATGCTGGCCTTGCCGCCCGCCAGCCCGTCGAAGTCGCCGCTGTTCACGATCAGGCCCTCACCGCTGTAGGGGGCCTCGGCGTCCCCCGCCATCGGCTCGCCGCCTTCGGGGCGGATGACCTCGCGGATGTCCAGCCCGAAGCGCCGGGCGAAGGCGAAGTCGCGCTCGTCGTGCGCGGGCACGGCCATGATCGAGCCGGTGCCGTAGGTCGCCAGCACGTAGTCGGCCACCCAGATCGGCAGCTGGTGCCCGGTGATGGGATGCGTGGCGAAGGCGCCGGTAAAGACGCCCGTCTTCTCGCCGCTGTCCTGCTGGCGCTCCACGTCGGTGCGGCGGCCGGCGGCGACCACGTAGGCCTCGACCTCGGCGCGCTGCTCGTCGGTGGTCAGGGCCGCGACCCTGGCATGCTCGGGGGCCAGCACCAGGAAGGTCGCGCCCATCAGGGTGTCGGGGCGGGTCGTGAAGACCGTCTCGGGGCCGGCGGGCGTGTCGAAGGTCACTTCCGCGCCGACCGACTTACCGATCCAGTTCGTCTGCATGACGCGCACGCGCTCGGGCATGTCGGTGTGCGTGAAATCCAGCAGCTCGTCGGCGTAGTCGGTGATCTTGAAGTGCCACTGGCTCATCAGCCGGCGCTCGATCAGCGCGCCCGAGCGGTCGCCGCGCCCGTCGATGACCTGCTCATTGGCCAGCACGGTCTGGTCGACCGGGTCCCAGTTCACCAGCGACTCGCGCTTGTAGGCCAGCCCGCGCTTGTAGAACTGGATGAAGAACCACTGGTTCCAGCGGTAGTACTCGGGGTCGCAGGTGGCGAAGCGGCGGCTCCAGTCGATCATGGTGCCCATGCGCTGGAACTGCCCGGTCATGTGCGCGATGTTGCTGTAGGTCCACGCGGCCGGGTTGATGTTGTTCTTGATGGCCGCGTTCTCGGCCGGCAGCCCGAAGGCGTCGAAGCCCATCGGGAACAGCACGTTGTGGCCGCGCATCCGCATCCAGCGGGCGTGCGCGTCGGGGGCCACGTTGGCGTACCAGTGCCCGATGTGCAGGTTGCCGCTCGGGTACGGGAACATGGTCATGGCGTAGTGCTTCTCGCCGGGGGCCTCGGGGTCGAAGCGGTACAGGCCGTCGTGCTCCCACTTCTCCTGCCACGCGTGCTCGAAGGCGTGGGGGTTGTAGCGCTCGGCGCGCGGCTCCTGGATGTCGGGACGGGTGATGTCGGCAGGGGTCTCGGTCATGGGATGGCAGCTCCTTACAGGCAAAAGAAAAGCCCCGGCCTACACGCAGCCGGGGACACTCGCACGGGCCGTGAAGGCTAGGCGAGAAGTCCCCGGGTGGTAAGCGCAGAGCGGATCATGGGTCCAGCATAGCGCACCGGGCCGGGCGGCGCACTTGCGCAGGACGGCCCGGCCCCCGCCACCTAGACTGGGCGCCTATGGAACGACCGGGAGTCTGGGAACGGGTCAGGGCCTTCGCGCGGGGCGAGCGTGACGCCGAACTCCTGTACGCCTACAAGCGGGCCGGCACGCAGGTCCACACCCTGCTCGACGCGGCCGAGCGCCGGCGCTTCGGGCAGGCGGCCAGCGGCGCGGGGCCCTTTGACATGCCGGCGGCCGTCGGCCTGGAACTCGTGTGCATCTGGAACGCCTTCGTCCTCCAGACACTGGGCGACCGCATGCTGGAAGCCGACGAGGCCGACGACCCCGCCACCGCCGGCTTCGTGCCGCCCGTGACCTACGACCAGGTGCAGGCGTACTACACCGGGGCGCAGCGCTGGCTGGCCCACGCGAGCCGCGCGGGGCACGACCCGTCCTTCACCGTGCCGGAGACGCTGCCCGCCCCCCTGCCGGCCTGGTCGCCGGTCGAACCCTGCCCGCGCGCCCACCTGGGCGCCATGCTCGCAGCCCTGCGGTCGCTGGGCCTGCACGCCGAGGCGGCGATGAACGAGCTGGAGGGCGCCGCCCCCGCCGCCGACCAGGCCCGGCTGAGCCGGCTGCGTGGGCAGTACGCCCAGGCCGCCGCCTCGGCGCGCTACGCCCTGGACATGTACCGCCCCGACGCGGGGGCCACGCTGCACGAGGAGATCGAAACCCGCGCCAAGGCCGCCCTGGAGGACTTCTACCGCGTGGGTCAGCTCCTGAGCTACCCGGCGCTGCTCGGCCGGGCGCCGGAGGCCCCCAGACGCGCGGGCACGGCCCGGCCGGCCGGCGCCCTGCCGGGCCAGCCCGGTTTCGACCCCTGGATCATGACCGACCCGCATACGGCGGACTCGCTGCGCCGCGACCCCCAGGCCGCCCGGGTCATCGCGGAGATGTGGGCGCTCGACCCCGACCCGCGCGCCAGCCTGGGCCTGTGGCGCGACATCGAGGCCGCGCGGGCACGCGGCGCGGTCACCTATGCCCGGCATCCCGGCGGCGTCCTGATCGGCTACTACTTCTGCACGCCCTACGCGGCCATCTACGAGGCGACGCAGGCGGTCGTGATCGGGGACACGCCCGTGCCCCGGGGCCAGCGCTTTACCATCGAGTGCGCCGCCGAGGGGGTGCGCCTGGGCTACCCGTTCAAGCGCGAGGTCGTGCTGGGACAGTTCCGCGCCGCCCAGATCGACTACTGCGACCCCGACGCGCCCCCACCCCACGACGACTGACCCGGCGTAGGCGTCTCACCGCCCGACCCTGCCCTACGCCCCCGCAGAGGCCGCCGGAAATTCCACCAGCACGTGTTCGGCGCTGAAGCCC encodes:
- the leuS gene encoding leucine--tRNA ligase translates to MTETPADITRPDIQEPRAERYNPHAFEHAWQEKWEHDGLYRFDPEAPGEKHYAMTMFPYPSGNLHIGHWYANVAPDAHARWMRMRGHNVLFPMGFDAFGLPAENAAIKNNINPAAWTYSNIAHMTGQFQRMGTMIDWSRRFATCDPEYYRWNQWFFIQFYKRGLAYKRESLVNWDPVDQTVLANEQVIDGRGDRSGALIERRLMSQWHFKITDYADELLDFTHTDMPERVRVMQTNWIGKSVGAEVTFDTPAGPETVFTTRPDTLMGATFLVLAPEHARVAALTTDEQRAEVEAYVVAAGRRTDVERQQDSGEKTGVFTGAFATHPITGHQLPIWVADYVLATYGTGSIMAVPAHDERDFAFARRFGLDIREVIRPEGGEPMAGDAEAPYSGEGLIVNSGDFDGLAGGKASIAGIVAALEERGVAKAKTTYRLRDWLVSRQRYWGTPIPIVYCQKCGAVPVPEDQLPVELPADVEFLPTGQSPLVLNRAWVETTCPECGGPAERDTDTMDTFVDSSWYMYRYLSPHDDQHPFDPAQARLLPVDLYTGGIEHAILHLLYSRFWTKVMRDLGLTTQHEPFAHLRNQGIILGEDNEKMSKSRGNVVDPDDLVREYGVDTVRTYLMFIAPWELGGPWDPQGINGPVKWLGRVWALYFDEKASGPQENVSEADLRYAVHSALKKVGGDFARMSFNTIVAALMELTNTLVKAKRSPVFGTPVWDEALHIFNLMLAPLVPHIAEQIWTERGGVGSVHVQPWPQVDEAAATRDTVTIGVQVSGKVRGEVSISKTAPQDEALAAARAVPEVARYLEGKAVVKEIYVPGRIINIVTSK